A single region of the Sulfurimonas sp. genome encodes:
- the pstS gene encoding phosphate ABC transporter substrate-binding protein PstS, whose protein sequence is MLKKIVSTLVVAAVAVTPLLAADKINGAGASFPAPLYYGWAFDYKKDTKNRVNYQSIGSGGGIKQITKRVVDFGASDKPLNAKKLSDGKLLQFPAVIGSIVIAFNVDGISDATLKLKNEIVADIFAGKITKWNDSAIKADNPSVKLPNEKIIVVHRSDGSGTTYNFTYYLSGSSKNWKENFGTGKAIDWATGIGGKGNEGVANLIKQTPYSIGYIENAYKEKNNLSAAVLKTASGKWVEATENNFKAAAKYASWTKKEHFYAMLALQPGDTSYPIVAATFILLPVEKPAMNKKVIKFYDYAFKNGDAQAKKLGYIPLPEATKNMIREYWAENIK, encoded by the coding sequence ATGTTAAAAAAAATAGTTTCAACATTAGTAGTAGCTGCAGTTGCTGTAACTCCACTATTAGCAGCAGATAAAATAAACGGTGCCGGCGCATCATTTCCTGCTCCATTATATTATGGATGGGCATTTGATTATAAAAAAGATACAAAAAACCGCGTTAACTATCAGTCGATAGGTTCTGGTGGTGGAATCAAGCAGATAACTAAGCGTGTAGTAGATTTCGGTGCATCTGACAAACCTTTAAATGCAAAAAAATTATCAGACGGTAAACTTCTTCAGTTTCCTGCTGTTATCGGTTCAATTGTAATTGCTTTTAATGTGGATGGAATTAGCGATGCTACATTAAAACTTAAAAATGAAATTGTTGCAGATATCTTTGCAGGTAAGATTACTAAATGGAATGATTCAGCTATTAAAGCTGACAATCCAAGTGTTAAACTTCCAAATGAAAAAATAATCGTTGTTCATAGATCTGATGGATCAGGTACTACATATAACTTTACTTACTACCTAAGTGGAAGCAGTAAAAACTGGAAAGAAAACTTCGGAACTGGTAAAGCAATTGACTGGGCTACAGGTATCGGTGGTAAAGGTAACGAGGGTGTTGCAAACTTAATTAAACAAACTCCATACTCTATAGGTTATATTGAAAACGCTTACAAAGAGAAAAACAACTTAAGTGCAGCTGTACTTAAAACTGCAAGCGGTAAATGGGTTGAAGCTACAGAAAATAACTTTAAAGCTGCTGCTAAATATGCATCTTGGACTAAAAAAGAACACTTCTATGCAATGTTAGCTCTTCAACCTGGTGATACTTCTTACCCGATCGTTGCAGCTACTTTTATTTTACTTCCGGTAGAAAAGCCAGCAATGAATAAAAAAGTTATAAAATTTTATGACTATGCATTCAAAAACGGTGATGCTCAAGCTAAAAAGTTAGGTTATATCCCACTTCCTGAAGCAACTAAAAATATGATTCGTGAGTACTGGGCTGAGAATATCAAGTAG
- a CDS encoding cation:proton antiporter codes for MLEIIIFSILIATILNIFIKRFSIPTIIGYIATGTIIAYSFELHDAIHSKELKEIAEFGVVFLMFTIGLEFSVRNLMKMKKEVFLYGALQVIITVVFFASLAHLLFSIDLKSSIIIGSALALSSTAIVLKLLNENGDISKVYGRKVLGILLFQDIAVIPILLMITIFSVTDKSVSSLLLETLFNAAILLLGLFLTGKYLLEPFFHQVSKTKSNEIFVGSVLLVVMGASYLAHSFGFSYSLGAFIAGMMIAETHYKHQVEADLVPFRDLLLGVFFVTVGMQLDFGIIYQNISTILLVLPAVILIKIAIIFTLLKFATDSRIALKSAVSLFQLGEFGLVVFELSFAKNLIDPVLGQVLIVMVVISMILTPFVLKNISKIVDVFDYTTEESEQYSSLENEEKLTDHIVLIGYGRLGKNISKLLRKNNMKYVAIENDIESVKKARKQNRPVIFGNASQKSVLESVNIKKAHAVIISVGNSKKLHYICKSVNDLRENAKTIVKVNKYEEQESLKELNLSHIVVEMEKTANAMYEEAVKL; via the coding sequence ATGTTAGAGATAATAATTTTTTCAATTTTAATTGCAACAATATTAAATATCTTTATTAAAAGATTCTCAATACCTACAATTATAGGTTATATAGCAACCGGTACTATAATAGCTTATAGTTTCGAACTTCACGATGCTATACACAGTAAAGAGTTAAAAGAGATAGCAGAATTTGGTGTAGTATTTTTGATGTTTACAATAGGACTTGAATTTTCAGTCAGAAATTTAATGAAGATGAAAAAAGAGGTGTTTTTATATGGGGCACTTCAAGTTATAATAACGGTAGTCTTTTTTGCATCACTAGCGCATCTTCTATTTTCTATTGACCTCAAATCTTCTATAATTATAGGTTCTGCATTAGCTTTATCATCCACTGCCATTGTTCTTAAACTACTTAATGAAAATGGAGATATTAGCAAGGTTTATGGACGTAAAGTTCTGGGTATTTTACTCTTTCAAGATATTGCAGTAATACCAATACTTCTTATGATCACTATCTTCAGTGTTACGGATAAGTCAGTTTCTTCATTACTGTTAGAGACTTTGTTTAATGCTGCTATTTTACTTTTAGGATTGTTTTTAACAGGCAAGTATCTGCTTGAACCGTTTTTTCATCAGGTTAGTAAAACAAAATCAAATGAGATTTTTGTTGGTTCGGTTTTACTTGTAGTTATGGGTGCATCGTATTTAGCACATAGTTTTGGTTTTTCTTATTCTCTAGGAGCTTTTATAGCAGGTATGATGATAGCCGAGACTCATTACAAACACCAAGTTGAAGCGGATCTTGTACCTTTTAGAGACTTGCTTCTTGGCGTGTTTTTTGTAACTGTAGGTATGCAGCTTGACTTTGGAATCATTTATCAAAACATATCTACTATTTTATTGGTATTACCGGCAGTTATTTTGATTAAAATAGCTATTATATTTACATTGCTTAAATTTGCAACTGACTCAAGAATAGCATTAAAAAGTGCAGTTAGTCTTTTTCAGTTAGGAGAGTTTGGATTAGTTGTTTTTGAGCTCTCTTTTGCAAAAAATTTAATTGATCCGGTACTTGGTCAAGTACTTATAGTTATGGTCGTGATATCTATGATATTGACTCCTTTTGTATTGAAAAATATATCTAAAATAGTAGATGTTTTTGACTATACTACTGAAGAATCTGAGCAATACTCATCTTTAGAAAATGAAGAAAAATTAACGGATCATATTGTACTAATCGGTTATGGAAGACTTGGAAAAAATATATCTAAACTTTTGCGAAAAAATAATATGAAATATGTAGCTATAGAAAACGATATTGAAAGTGTAAAAAAAGCAAGAAAACAAAATCGTCCAGTCATTTTTGGAAATGCCTCTCAAAAGAGTGTACTAGAATCGGTAAATATAAAAAAAGCTCACGCTGTGATTATATCTGTAGGAAACTCTAAAAAACTTCATTATATTTGTAAAAGTGTGAATGATCTTAGAGAAAATGCTAAAACAATTGTTAAAGTAAATAAGTATGAAGAACAGGAGTCTTTAAAAGAGTTAAATTTAAGTCATATCGTAGTTGAGATGGAAAAAACTGCTAATGCTATGTATGAGGAAGCTGTTAAGCTTTAA
- a CDS encoding omptin family outer membrane protease has product MNKLLFSTIAIGTIVSNTFAGADIEVSVSNFNAKSHEYVYDGTYSFDGRKISELVWEAKNVSLLGLGLKYSFFNNFALFANYKHNLSDTDGTMDDYDWLAVDPTVRTHWSHHDSTDVTKVELIDIGLKYILKFSENTLDVDFTLGYKQEKQDFKAYGGSFDYFGVKWTEPDSKLMITYKQQYKGPYLGASISKTVKNFNLNAGIRYSAWIKPEFSDTHHQRIPPFTISTDFDNAKMVTYNVGTSYKLNDNNIFSLDYEYTKYEQERGPYLRTDFIEPLANSLGIESKNNLLTFNYNYLF; this is encoded by the coding sequence ATGAATAAATTATTATTTTCAACCATAGCTATAGGAACAATAGTATCAAATACTTTTGCTGGAGCAGATATTGAAGTATCAGTTTCAAATTTCAACGCAAAATCTCACGAGTACGTGTATGATGGTACGTATTCATTTGATGGAAGAAAGATTAGTGAACTTGTATGGGAAGCAAAAAATGTTTCACTCTTAGGTCTTGGATTAAAATATTCTTTTTTTAATAATTTTGCTTTGTTTGCTAATTACAAGCATAATTTATCTGATACTGATGGCACTATGGATGATTATGATTGGTTAGCAGTCGATCCTACTGTAAGAACACATTGGTCACATCATGATAGTACTGACGTAACAAAAGTCGAACTTATTGATATTGGCTTAAAATACATTTTAAAATTTTCTGAAAATACGCTTGATGTAGATTTTACATTAGGATATAAACAAGAGAAACAAGATTTTAAAGCTTATGGTGGGAGTTTTGATTATTTTGGAGTTAAGTGGACTGAGCCTGATAGTAAGCTGATGATCACCTATAAACAACAATATAAAGGTCCATATTTAGGAGCATCAATTAGTAAAACCGTTAAAAATTTTAACTTAAATGCTGGGATTCGATATAGTGCATGGATTAAGCCAGAGTTTTCTGATACACATCATCAAAGAATACCACCTTTTACGATCTCAACTGATTTTGATAATGCTAAAATGGTTACATATAATGTTGGTACATCATATAAGCTAAATGACAATAATATATTTTCTTTAGATTATGAATATACAAAGTATGAGCAAGAAAGAGGACCTTATTTGAGAACTGACTTTATAGAGCCGTTAGCTAATTCTCTTGGTATAGAAAGTAAAAATAATTTACTGACATTTAACTACAACTACCTTTTTTAA
- a CDS encoding sulfite:cytochrome C oxidoreductase subunit B translates to MKNILTKTLIAATLSAAPLLAQVKGDVAVPYIPYEIKMGKGFDAVQANCLMCHSFGYIINQGPQSYEFWAKKTQKMITHFKAPIADEDAKAVNDYLFEHYGNGKQK, encoded by the coding sequence ATGAAAAATATTTTAACAAAAACTTTAATAGCAGCAACATTAAGTGCAGCTCCACTTCTAGCTCAAGTTAAGGGTGATGTAGCAGTACCTTATATCCCATATGAAATTAAAATGGGTAAAGGTTTTGATGCAGTTCAAGCAAACTGTCTAATGTGTCACTCTTTTGGTTACATCATAAACCAAGGTCCTCAGTCTTATGAATTTTGGGCTAAAAAAACACAAAAAATGATTACTCACTTTAAAGCACCTATTGCTGATGAGGATGCTAAAGCTGTAAACGACTATCTATTTGAACACTACGGAAACGGTAAACAAAAATAA
- a CDS encoding molybdopterin-dependent oxidoreductase, giving the protein MDRRDFFKSSLVASAAIMGTSLNAGVTTQPIDSRKVSTMAFPEKKPLITYSDRPPLLESPRSTFTQALTPNDEFFVRWHLPDIPTHIDPDKYTIHINGLVNQELHISLNDLKTNFEQVEVDAVLQCGGNSRSAFKPIAGGIQWGSGAMGCARWKGVRLSDILARAGLKREAKFIGFNGRDNAAYYETPNFVREMELHELDDHVILAYEMNGEDLPYLNGFPLRLVIPGYYSDSWVKMISNITVTDKYKSLFFMDVAYRVPDNETESETPENKFKPTKPITNMNVKSVIGYPENGDKIYHNSHVVVRGVAWDDGHGIKTVKVSTDGGETWEDALIKKAGRYAYQAFRFAFKPTKYGKVKIMAKAIDNLGNEQPLAKNVLWNHGGYKYNGIDEVTVEVI; this is encoded by the coding sequence ATGGATAGAAGAGATTTTTTCAAATCATCTCTTGTAGCCTCAGCAGCGATAATGGGGACATCTCTAAATGCTGGTGTTACAACACAACCTATTGATTCAAGAAAAGTATCGACAATGGCTTTTCCTGAAAAAAAACCACTTATTACTTATTCTGACAGACCACCTCTTTTAGAGTCTCCTAGAAGTACATTTACTCAAGCTTTAACTCCAAATGATGAGTTCTTTGTTAGATGGCACCTTCCGGATATTCCAACACATATTGACCCGGATAAGTATACAATCCACATTAACGGTCTAGTTAATCAAGAGTTACATATCTCTTTAAATGATCTAAAAACAAACTTCGAACAAGTTGAAGTTGATGCAGTACTACAATGTGGTGGTAACTCAAGAAGTGCATTCAAACCGATCGCTGGTGGTATCCAGTGGGGTAGCGGTGCTATGGGTTGTGCTAGATGGAAAGGTGTAAGACTTTCAGACATCTTAGCTCGTGCAGGACTAAAAAGAGAAGCAAAATTTATTGGTTTTAACGGTAGAGACAATGCAGCTTACTATGAAACTCCAAACTTTGTTCGTGAAATGGAACTTCATGAACTAGATGATCACGTTATCTTAGCATATGAGATGAATGGTGAAGATCTTCCATACTTAAACGGATTTCCTTTACGTTTAGTTATTCCTGGATACTATTCAGACAGTTGGGTTAAAATGATCTCTAACATTACAGTTACTGATAAGTATAAATCTTTATTCTTTATGGATGTAGCTTACCGTGTACCTGATAATGAAACTGAGAGTGAAACTCCAGAAAACAAATTCAAACCTACTAAACCTATTACAAACATGAATGTAAAATCTGTTATAGGTTATCCTGAAAACGGTGATAAAATCTACCATAACTCACACGTAGTTGTTCGTGGTGTGGCATGGGATGATGGTCACGGTATTAAAACTGTTAAAGTTTCTACTGATGGTGGTGAAACTTGGGAAGATGCTTTAATCAAAAAAGCTGGACGTTATGCTTACCAAGCATTTAGATTTGCTTTTAAACCAACTAAATACGGTAAAGTAAAAATTATGGCTAAAGCTATTGACAACTTAGGTAATGAGCAGCCATTAGCTAAAAACGTACTATGGAACCACGGTGGATACAAATATAACGGTATCGATGAAGTTACAGTAGAAGTGATATAG
- a CDS encoding lysophospholipid acyltransferase family protein, with translation MIDIQKEIHDKYPNLKNNKLLNSSLSKFAKTVIHENTINEFLKVHDHLKGFEFVEAVLEYFNFSFSLSEKELENIPTTGRVVIISNHPLGSLDAFVLLKLIGKIRPDVKIVANDFLAQFKSIESLLITINNFKDKQTKESISKIYSHLQNDGALIIFPAGEVSRMTPKGVRDTKWQKGFLKFATKTDSPILPIYVGAKNSKTFYSVSTLNKKISTLLLSHEMFKQQNKHININVGELIPSENIHPPSLETNGVVELFKQHVYQLKKGRPLFKTQKAIAHPESTKLIKKELKEAELLGSTNDGKSIYLYSNTEESIILKEIGRLREVAFRKVGEGANQRRDLDKYDKYYKHIVLWDDNDLEIVGSYRIGECKEIIESHGIEGLYNSTLFNFSNKFEKMLPDSIELGRSFVQPKYWGTRALDYLWYGIGAYLAKNPQIKYMFGPVSLSASYSPMCKDIIFNFFDNYFADQDALVRSKSPYSFKTDEDLLNILDKELVFNNYKEDFKTVKKLLRNFDCSVPVLYKQYAELCEEGGIKFCAYNIDEDFASCVDSFIVVDISKIKDAQRKRYITKRS, from the coding sequence ATGATAGATATACAAAAAGAGATACATGATAAATACCCAAATCTTAAAAACAATAAACTTCTAAATTCTTCACTCTCAAAGTTTGCAAAAACAGTAATACATGAAAATACTATAAATGAATTTCTAAAAGTTCATGATCATCTAAAAGGGTTTGAATTTGTAGAGGCTGTTTTAGAATACTTCAACTTCAGTTTTTCATTATCTGAAAAAGAATTAGAAAACATCCCTACAACAGGCCGTGTTGTCATAATTTCAAACCACCCTCTAGGTTCACTTGATGCTTTTGTTCTTTTAAAGCTAATCGGTAAAATCAGACCTGATGTGAAAATAGTCGCTAATGACTTTTTAGCACAGTTTAAATCGATTGAGTCTCTACTTATTACTATAAATAACTTTAAAGACAAACAGACAAAAGAGTCTATCTCTAAGATATATTCGCACTTGCAAAATGACGGTGCGCTTATTATATTTCCAGCTGGAGAAGTAAGCCGTATGACGCCCAAAGGTGTTAGAGATACAAAATGGCAAAAAGGTTTTTTAAAGTTTGCTACTAAAACTGACAGCCCTATTCTACCGATCTATGTTGGAGCCAAAAACTCTAAAACATTTTATTCAGTCAGTACGCTAAACAAAAAAATATCTACACTACTTTTATCGCATGAGATGTTTAAACAGCAAAACAAACATATAAATATAAATGTAGGAGAGTTGATTCCTAGTGAAAATATACATCCGCCTTCATTAGAAACAAATGGTGTTGTAGAACTTTTTAAACAACATGTATATCAGTTAAAAAAAGGCAGACCGTTATTTAAAACTCAAAAAGCAATAGCTCATCCTGAGAGCACAAAACTAATAAAAAAAGAGCTCAAAGAAGCTGAACTTCTTGGTAGCACGAATGATGGTAAAAGTATATATCTATATTCAAATACCGAAGAGTCTATAATACTAAAAGAGATCGGCAGACTTCGTGAAGTAGCTTTTAGAAAAGTCGGTGAAGGTGCTAATCAAAGACGTGACTTAGACAAATATGATAAATACTACAAACATATTGTTTTATGGGATGATAACGATTTGGAAATAGTAGGTTCTTACCGTATAGGTGAGTGTAAAGAGATTATTGAATCTCACGGAATAGAAGGACTTTACAACTCAACACTTTTTAACTTCTCAAATAAGTTTGAAAAAATGCTTCCCGATTCTATAGAGCTTGGTCGTAGTTTCGTCCAGCCTAAATACTGGGGGACTCGCGCACTTGATTACCTTTGGTACGGGATCGGCGCTTATCTTGCTAAAAATCCGCAAATAAAATATATGTTTGGTCCTGTAAGTTTAAGTGCATCATATTCACCAATGTGTAAAGATATAATATTTAACTTTTTTGACAATTACTTTGCAGATCAAGATGCTCTTGTAAGATCAAAGTCTCCATACAGTTTTAAAACAGATGAAGATTTGCTAAACATACTCGATAAAGAACTTGTATTTAACAACTATAAAGAGGATTTTAAAACGGTAAAAAAACTTCTTAGAAACTTCGACTGTTCAGTTCCTGTTTTATATAAACAGTACGCTGAACTTTGTGAGGAAGGCGGTATAAAATTTTGTGCATATAATATAGATGAAGATTTTGCTTCATGTGTTGACAGCTTTATTGTTGTAGATATATCTAAAATAAAAGATGCACAAAGAAAAAGGTACATAACCAAAAGGAGTTAA
- a CDS encoding GGDEF domain-containing protein, with the protein MKSLLPKVWQYNLEKLDFAFQPILNINTGDIHGVEALLRNYEDIGYTTIFSLFDDAFADNILYSLDIALREKAIKKFTQIQDYKNLKLFYNLDNRLFTMKNFESGNTAEIIKKYDILKENICFEISERHEILGDDYLQRTLSHYKNENFCIAVDDFGVGYSGYKLLYDSTPDLIKIDRFFLTNIEKDVKKKLMVRSITHLAIQLGIKVVAEGIETKEELLTCRDIGCHLIQGYFIQHPTLDTDEISKNYKHITKYVKKNSRSNHVKDHIKSNLLKVDPLKINTCMSEVFDYFKMHQGITIVPVVNNNQEPVGILHEDEVKDFLYSPFGRSLLLNNGSKKSKLKNLLRPCGSTDINSDTSTIIELFSNDADSDGIIITKNSKYYGFLSARSIINIMNEQNILHAREQNPLTKLPGNSLIEKFIDEAISSEETYLMCYFDLDNFKAFNDVYGFRNGDRVIQLFADILRKNLDSTFFKAHIGGDDFFVGVKSNNNITCSKAYSSECTHNGQKCLNQSSCWKIHHIENLIHKYKNDVKEFYTPGDKENGYITSKDRDGNEKKFDLLTVSASIVEINKSSTNRDKSLLDYVLSTQKKVAKQSDKHFSVCSLL; encoded by the coding sequence ATGAAAAGTTTACTACCAAAAGTGTGGCAATACAATCTTGAAAAACTTGATTTTGCCTTCCAACCTATTTTAAATATAAACACTGGCGACATTCATGGAGTAGAAGCCCTTCTTAGAAACTATGAAGATATAGGCTACACTACTATTTTTAGTCTTTTTGATGATGCCTTTGCAGATAACATACTCTATAGCCTAGACATAGCACTAAGAGAAAAAGCTATAAAAAAATTCACCCAAATACAAGACTACAAAAATTTAAAACTCTTTTACAATCTTGACAACCGCCTCTTTACTATGAAAAACTTTGAGTCGGGAAATACTGCTGAGATTATAAAAAAATACGACATTTTAAAAGAAAATATTTGTTTTGAAATCTCGGAGAGACATGAAATTTTAGGGGATGATTATCTTCAAAGAACCCTATCACACTACAAAAATGAAAACTTTTGTATAGCAGTTGATGATTTTGGTGTAGGGTATTCAGGCTATAAACTACTTTACGACAGCACTCCTGATCTAATAAAGATAGACAGATTTTTTCTCACTAATATAGAAAAAGACGTAAAGAAAAAACTTATGGTCAGAAGCATAACACACCTTGCTATTCAACTAGGCATAAAAGTTGTAGCTGAGGGTATTGAAACTAAAGAGGAGCTTTTAACTTGTAGAGATATAGGCTGTCATCTTATTCAAGGTTATTTTATTCAGCATCCAACTTTAGATACAGACGAAATATCTAAAAATTATAAACATATAACTAAATATGTCAAAAAAAATTCACGCTCAAACCATGTAAAAGATCATATAAAATCTAACCTGCTAAAAGTAGACCCACTCAAGATAAACACATGTATGAGTGAAGTCTTCGATTATTTTAAAATGCATCAAGGTATAACTATTGTTCCTGTTGTAAATAACAACCAAGAACCAGTTGGAATACTACACGAAGATGAAGTAAAAGATTTTCTCTATTCCCCATTTGGACGTTCATTGTTGCTTAATAACGGTTCTAAAAAATCAAAACTTAAAAATCTTCTCAGACCATGCGGAAGTACAGATATAAATTCTGATACTTCCACCATAATTGAGCTTTTCTCAAATGATGCAGATTCTGATGGGATCATAATTACAAAAAACTCAAAGTACTATGGTTTTTTATCTGCAAGGTCTATTATTAATATAATGAACGAACAAAATATATTGCATGCAAGAGAGCAAAATCCACTTACAAAACTGCCTGGAAATTCTCTAATTGAAAAATTTATAGACGAGGCAATATCTTCAGAAGAGACATATCTGATGTGCTACTTTGATCTGGATAACTTTAAGGCCTTTAACGATGTATACGGTTTTAGAAATGGAGACAGAGTGATCCAGCTATTTGCAGATATTCTTCGTAAAAACTTGGACAGTACTTTTTTTAAAGCACATATAGGCGGTGATGATTTTTTTGTAGGTGTTAAATCAAACAACAATATTACATGTTCAAAAGCATATAGCTCAGAGTGTACTCATAATGGACAGAAATGTCTTAACCAAAGCAGTTGCTGGAAAATACATCATATTGAAAATCTTATACACAAATACAAAAACGATGTAAAAGAGTTTTATACACCCGGTGATAAAGAAAACGGATACATCACATCTAAAGATAGGGACGGAAATGAAAAAAAATTTGATCTATTAACTGTTAGCGCATCTATAGTTGAAATAAATAAAAGCTCAACAAATAGAGACAAAAGCCTGCTTGATTATGTACTTAGTACCCAAAAAAAAGTTGCAAAACAGAGTGATAAACATTTCTCTGTTTGTTCACTTTTATAA
- a CDS encoding response regulator transcription factor, with product MQENILIVDDDSDILELLEYNLSNAGYDVIGCLNTKNVRRVLQEEDIDLIIMDRNLPDIEGSTYIEMLRSKNINIPVIFLSAKDNQEDINEGFLKGGDDYITKPFNIDELQLRIKAVLKRYKINTKETQKELVYKDIKLDLNLHKARIGEYEINLTKLEITLMHILIINKGKVLDRDFLINNIWKDKKTMNKKTVTVAMKRLKEKIDPFKNKNYIKTIRGVGYLLN from the coding sequence GTGCAAGAAAATATATTAATTGTTGATGATGATAGCGATATATTAGAATTATTAGAATATAACTTAAGCAATGCCGGTTACGATGTCATAGGCTGTTTAAACACTAAAAATGTAAGACGTGTACTTCAAGAAGAAGATATTGATCTAATCATAATGGATAGAAATCTTCCTGATATTGAGGGATCTACATATATAGAGATGTTAAGAAGTAAAAATATAAACATCCCAGTTATATTTTTAAGTGCTAAAGATAACCAAGAAGATATTAATGAAGGTTTTTTAAAAGGCGGTGATGACTATATAACTAAACCTTTTAACATTGATGAACTTCAACTGCGTATAAAAGCTGTACTAAAACGTTACAAGATCAACACTAAAGAGACTCAAAAAGAGTTAGTATATAAAGACATAAAACTCGATCTTAATCTGCACAAAGCAAGAATCGGTGAATATGAGATAAACCTCACAAAACTTGAAATCACTCTTATGCATATACTTATTATAAACAAAGGCAAAGTGCTAGACAGAGATTTTTTAATAAATAACATCTGGAAAGACAAAAAAACTATGAACAAAAAAACGGTCACAGTAGCCATGAAGCGTCTTAAAGAAAAAATAGATCCTTTCAAAAATAAAAACTATATAAAAACTATTCGCGGTGTCGGTTACCTTTTAAATTAA
- a CDS encoding branched-chain amino acid transaminase, giving the protein MDAAKYIWMNGEFVAWDDAKVHVLSHTIHYGNGVIEGTKAYKTEKGYAIFRLNEHTKRLKESAKMTLIDIPYSVEEMNQAQIDLIRKNEFTGDNVYIRPFAFLGYGVMGVYHKNAPVETVMSAWEWGAYLGEEGLKKGIKLKIASMTRPANTSNMGKAKATANYLNSQMAKYEAIDCGYDEALLLDDQGYVAEASGASFFMVVDGVIVTPPSDNALVSITQKTVIEIAQDMGYKVERRRISREEAYIADEAFLTGTAAEITPVRIVDAREIGCGSRGEITEKLQSTYFDIVFGRNKKYEHYLTYID; this is encoded by the coding sequence ATGGACGCTGCCAAATATATTTGGATGAATGGTGAATTTGTAGCATGGGATGATGCTAAAGTACATGTTTTATCACATACTATCCACTACGGTAATGGTGTAATTGAAGGAACAAAAGCTTATAAAACTGAAAAAGGTTATGCGATCTTTCGTTTAAATGAGCATACTAAGAGACTTAAAGAATCTGCTAAGATGACGCTTATTGATATTCCTTATTCAGTAGAAGAGATGAATCAAGCACAAATTGATTTAATTAGGAAAAATGAGTTTACAGGTGATAATGTTTATATCCGTCCTTTTGCTTTTCTAGGCTATGGTGTTATGGGTGTATATCATAAAAATGCGCCTGTTGAGACTGTAATGAGTGCATGGGAATGGGGAGCATACTTAGGTGAAGAAGGACTAAAAAAAGGTATTAAACTAAAAATTGCTTCTATGACTCGTCCTGCTAATACTTCAAATATGGGTAAGGCAAAAGCTACTGCAAACTATCTTAACTCTCAAATGGCTAAGTATGAGGCAATTGACTGTGGTTATGATGAAGCACTTCTTTTAGATGACCAAGGTTATGTAGCTGAAGCAAGTGGTGCAAGTTTCTTTATGGTTGTTGATGGTGTTATTGTAACTCCACCTAGTGATAACGCACTTGTGTCTATAACTCAAAAAACTGTTATTGAGATAGCTCAAGATATGGGTTATAAAGTTGAGCGTAGACGTATATCTCGTGAAGAAGCATATATTGCTGATGAAGCATTCTTAACAGGAACAGCTGCTGAGATTACGCCTGTTCGTATAGTAGATGCTAGAGAGATCGGTTGTGGAAGTCGTGGTGAAATCACTGAGAAACTTCAAAGCACTTACTTTGATATAGTGTTTGGTCGCAATAAAAAATATGAGCACTACCTAACGTATATTGACTAA